The following coding sequences are from one Luteolibacter rhizosphaerae window:
- a CDS encoding phenylacetate--CoA ligase family protein, translating into MNFLQSNPWWATTSHDEMHHRQDALLRRLLSDRVVPFTAYYSKLFSELGIEAGDIRGTDDLVNLPFTSKRLLENPKDFVVIPEEAALKHQWATIRHALTHGPSSTKRMLEEELRPILLTSTTGRSAAPVPFLYTKYDIANLETGGTRMMELCKSDPAWRHINAFPFAPHLAFWLAHHAGTGFNTFMLSTGGGKTMGTEGNLRLIGKIQPDAIIAMPTFLYHLLQQAAADKQRWTNLKRIVLGGEKVPAGMRVKLKALCEQIGASDVAIMSTYGFTEAKMAWTECMPDGDSEPSGYHIYPDLTFIEVIDPETGERVPDGHPGEIVCTPLDARGTVVIRYRTGDLIEGGLVHEACPCCGRSCPRLVGKISRVSDIRRLNIGKLKGTLVDFNALENLLDDTEGLGAWQIELKKRNDDPLESDLVLVHAAPSNGTNRDTLKKRIANRFGQAVEFAPNDIVFHSWDEIRELQGVGKELKEQKVVDHRPANDN; encoded by the coding sequence ATGAACTTCCTACAATCCAATCCATGGTGGGCCACGACGTCGCATGATGAGATGCACCATCGCCAGGATGCGCTCTTGAGGCGGCTCCTGAGTGATCGCGTGGTGCCATTCACCGCTTATTATTCAAAGCTGTTCAGCGAGCTGGGAATCGAGGCCGGGGACATCCGCGGCACCGATGATCTGGTGAATCTCCCCTTCACCTCCAAGCGACTGCTGGAGAATCCGAAGGACTTCGTGGTGATTCCGGAGGAAGCCGCGCTGAAGCATCAGTGGGCCACCATTCGCCATGCTCTTACCCATGGTCCTTCGTCGACCAAGCGGATGTTGGAGGAAGAGCTGCGGCCCATCCTGCTCACCAGCACAACCGGCCGTTCGGCTGCGCCTGTCCCCTTCCTTTATACGAAGTATGACATCGCGAACCTCGAAACTGGTGGCACGCGGATGATGGAGCTCTGCAAGTCGGATCCAGCTTGGCGGCACATCAATGCCTTCCCCTTCGCGCCTCACCTGGCCTTCTGGTTGGCCCATCATGCGGGCACCGGCTTCAACACCTTCATGCTCTCCACCGGCGGAGGCAAGACGATGGGGACCGAGGGCAACTTGCGTTTGATCGGGAAGATCCAACCGGACGCGATCATCGCGATGCCCACCTTTCTTTACCACCTGCTGCAGCAGGCGGCGGCGGACAAGCAACGCTGGACGAATCTCAAGCGCATCGTGCTCGGCGGCGAGAAAGTGCCCGCCGGCATGCGGGTGAAGCTCAAGGCGCTCTGCGAACAGATCGGAGCCTCCGATGTTGCCATCATGTCCACATACGGCTTCACCGAGGCCAAGATGGCGTGGACGGAATGCATGCCGGATGGAGACTCCGAGCCGAGCGGCTACCATATTTATCCTGACCTCACTTTTATCGAGGTGATCGATCCCGAAACCGGTGAGCGCGTCCCCGACGGCCATCCCGGTGAGATCGTCTGCACACCGCTTGATGCTCGCGGGACCGTGGTCATCCGTTACCGCACCGGCGACCTTATCGAGGGCGGCCTTGTCCATGAGGCTTGCCCCTGCTGTGGCCGCAGCTGTCCGCGCTTGGTCGGCAAGATCTCCCGCGTCTCCGACATCCGCCGTCTCAACATCGGCAAGCTCAAGGGCACCTTGGTGGACTTCAACGCCTTGGAGAATCTCTTGGATGACACCGAAGGTCTGGGGGCCTGGCAGATCGAATTGAAGAAACGAAACGACGACCCGCTCGAAAGCGATCTGGTGCTCGTCCACGCCGCGCCCTCGAACGGCACCAACCGCGACACTCTCAAGAAGCGCATCGCCAACCGATTCGGGCAAGCCGTCGAGTTCGCCCCGAATGACATCGTCTTCCACTCTTGGGACGAGATCCGCGAGCTGCAAGGCGTGGGCAAGGAACTCAAGGAACAGAAGGTGGTCGATCACCGGCCCGCTAACGACAACTGA
- a CDS encoding thiolase family protein: MSDLHIIAGVRTPFCRMGSDFDGLGADDLGRHATTALLLRTGIDPDLIDEVIFGCVAQPADAANVARVIALRSGIPKRIPAATVHRNCASGMEAITTAHQRMMSGRGELFVVGGAESMSSVPMMFSHASARKFGELAKAKAVGQKITALASFRPKDFKPRVGLQLGLTDPYSGMIMGDTAEILAREYHISREIQDSFAAASHRKAFAAADLLKEEIAPVHLPGNAVTRDNGVREDSTPQKLAKLRPIFDRQTGTVTAGNSSQITDGAVALLVGSEDAVKRLGIEPLGRLSGYAYSGCDPERMGLGPVHAIALARQITGLSPEDADLVEINEAFAAQVLAVLAALRDPRKSGHELHPVEIPPEILNRRGGSIALGHPVGATGARLALTALHQLRETGGHRALITACVGGGQGAALWLERN, translated from the coding sequence ATGTCCGATCTACACATCATCGCCGGAGTCCGCACTCCCTTCTGCCGGATGGGATCGGACTTCGATGGGCTGGGGGCCGATGATCTCGGCCGCCATGCCACCACAGCGCTCCTGCTCCGCACCGGTATCGATCCGGATCTCATCGACGAGGTGATCTTCGGCTGCGTAGCCCAACCTGCGGATGCGGCCAATGTCGCCCGTGTCATCGCGCTCCGCTCGGGCATTCCGAAGCGCATTCCCGCGGCCACGGTCCACCGCAACTGCGCCTCGGGCATGGAGGCCATCACCACCGCACACCAACGAATGATGAGCGGGCGCGGCGAGCTCTTTGTCGTGGGCGGAGCTGAGAGCATGTCCAGCGTGCCGATGATGTTCTCACATGCCAGCGCCCGGAAATTCGGCGAGCTCGCGAAGGCGAAAGCCGTCGGCCAGAAGATCACCGCACTCGCCAGCTTCCGCCCGAAAGACTTCAAGCCCCGCGTGGGACTTCAACTTGGTCTCACTGATCCCTACAGCGGGATGATCATGGGAGACACCGCGGAGATCCTCGCCCGCGAGTATCACATCTCCCGCGAGATCCAGGATTCCTTCGCCGCCGCATCGCATCGCAAGGCATTCGCCGCCGCGGACCTGCTCAAGGAGGAGATCGCGCCCGTGCACCTCCCGGGCAATGCCGTGACTCGCGACAATGGTGTGCGAGAAGACTCCACGCCACAGAAGCTGGCAAAGCTCCGCCCGATCTTCGATCGCCAGACCGGAACGGTCACGGCGGGTAATAGCTCGCAGATCACCGATGGCGCCGTCGCCCTTCTCGTCGGCAGCGAGGATGCGGTGAAGCGCCTCGGCATCGAGCCGCTCGGTCGCCTCAGCGGCTACGCCTACAGCGGTTGCGACCCCGAGCGCATGGGCCTCGGTCCTGTCCATGCAATCGCGCTGGCCCGGCAGATCACCGGCCTGTCTCCGGAGGATGCCGATCTCGTCGAGATCAATGAAGCCTTCGCCGCCCAAGTCCTCGCGGTGCTGGCCGCGCTGCGCGATCCCCGCAAGAGCGGTCACGAGCTTCATCCCGTCGAGATTCCCCCCGAAATTCTCAACCGCCGCGGCGGCTCCATCGCACTCGGCCATCCGGTCGGTGCCACCGGAGCGCGACTCGCACTCACCGCGCTCCACCAACTCCGTGAAACGGGCGGCCACCGCGCTCTCATCACCGCCTGTGTCGGCGGCGGCCAAGGTGCCGCTCTTTGGCTCGAACGAAACTAA